The following proteins come from a genomic window of Pleuronectes platessa chromosome 2, fPlePla1.1, whole genome shotgun sequence:
- the mdm4 gene encoding protein Mdm4 isoform X2, translated as MSSLSAQLPASSSSCRTLPGDGNQVQPKAPLLQILRVAGAQEEVFTLKEVMHYLGQYIMGRQLYDKQRQHIVHCQDDPLGELLEVDSFSVKNPSPVYEMLKKYLVVLGSSDAAENLSVGRECVEGGVEDRGQICGGVVKAGLEACRDLPLLPTPSQRRPREPDDDSLEGLPRSACKRPKLDVTLDDWDLSGLPWWFLGNLRSNYSRRSNGSTDIHTNQGEDTAIVSDTTDDLWFLTEGGSEQVSVEMKEAVLEEGSGGEGEAPPEDDDGGGKEEKEDGEMQEEPDEDSQCLSDDTDTEISTQDAWQCSECRKYNTPLQRYCVRCWALRKNWYKDVPRLAHSLSVPDIPACSSLTTHDDDDDSDTGIDVPDCSRTVSDPVILPSHSTVDRPLPTMAMGKGKGPLPSGFHKDEMLSGGESQENLGMEVEEVRPEALLEPCKLCRVRPRNGNIIHGRTAHLLTCFPCARRLHKFQAPCPGCGQNIQKVIKIFIL; from the exons ATGAGCTCCCTATCAGCCCAGCTTCCGGCTTCAAGCTCATCATGCAGGACTCTACCAGGAGATGGAAATCAG GTGCAACCAAAGGCTCCTCTCCTGCAGATTCTGCGTGTGGCCGGAGCCCAGGAGGAAGTCTTCACTCTCAAAGAG GTGATGCACTATCTGGGTCAATACATCATGGGGAGGCAACTGTACGACAAACAGAGGCAGCACATAGTCCACTGCCAGGATGACCCGCTGGGAGAGCTGCTGGAAGTGGACAGCTTCTCTGTGAAAAACCCGag CCCGGTGTATGAAATGCTCAAGAAATACTTGGTAGTGCTTGGTTCTTCTG ACGCTGCAGAGAATCTTTCTGTGGGCCGTGAGTGTGTAGAGGGCGGAGTGGAAGATCGCGGTCAG ATTTGTGGAGGTGTGGTTAAGGCAGGACTGGAGGCTTGCCGTGATCTTCCTCTCTTGCCGACCCCCTCCCAGAGACGACCGCGCGAGCCAGACGATG ACTCCCTTGAAGGCTTGCCACGGTCAGCCTGCAAACGCCCCAAACTGGATGTTACTCTGGACGACTGGGATCTCTCTGGCCTGCCCTGGTGGTTTCTTGGTAATCTTCGTAGTAACTACAGCCGTAGGAGCAATGGCTCCACTGACATCCACACAAACCAA GGGGAAGACACAGCCATCGTGTCGGACACCACAGACGACCTCTGGTTCCTGACCGAGGGAGGAAGTGAACAGGTGAGCGTGGAGATGAAAGAGGCTGTGCTGGaggaagggagcggaggagaagGGGAGGCCCCACCCGAGGATGATGatggaggagggaaagaggagaaggaagatgGAGAG ATGCAGGAGGAGCCAGATGAAGACTCCCAGTGTTTGAGtgatgacacagacacagagatttCCACCCAG GATGCTTGGCAGTGCTCGGAGTGCAGGAAGTACAACACACCTCTACAGAGGTACTGTGTTCGCTGCTGGGCCCTGCGTAAGAACTGGTACAAAGATGTCCCTCGACTTGCCCATTCCCTCTCTGTCCCCGACATCCCAGCATGCAGCTCCCTCACCAcccacgatgatgatgatgacagcgACACAGGCATTGATGTCCCAGACTGCAGCAGGACAGTGTCTGACCCCGTCATTCTGCCCTCTCACTCCACGGTGGATCGGCCACTGCCCACTATGGCTATGGGGAAAGGCAAGGGGCCTCTGCCTTCTGGCTTCCACAAGGATGAGATGCTGTCAGGAGGGGAGAGTCAGGAAAACCTGGgcatggaggtggaggaggtcaggCCTGAAGCACTGTTGGAGCCATGCAAGCTCTGTCGAGTGCGACCACGCAATGGAAATATTATTCACGGACGTACGGCTCACCTGCTAACCTGCTTCCCGTGTGCAAGGAGGCTGCATAAGTTCCAGGCTCCTTGTCCCGGGTGTGGGCAGAACATTCAAAAAGTTATTAAGATATTCAtcctctaa
- the mdm4 gene encoding protein Mdm4 isoform X1, with protein MSSLSAQLPASSSSCRTLPGDGNQVQPKAPLLQILRVAGAQEEVFTLKEVMHYLGQYIMGRQLYDKQRQHIVHCQDDPLGELLEVDSFSVKNPSPVYEMLKKYLVVLGSSDAAENLSVGRECVEGGVEDRGQICGGVVKAGLEACRDLPLLPTPSQRRPREPDDDSLEGLPRSACKRPKLDVTLDDWDLSGLPWWFLGNLRSNYSRRSNGSTDIHTNQLSPAQGEDTAIVSDTTDDLWFLTEGGSEQVSVEMKEAVLEEGSGGEGEAPPEDDDGGGKEEKEDGEMQEEPDEDSQCLSDDTDTEISTQDAWQCSECRKYNTPLQRYCVRCWALRKNWYKDVPRLAHSLSVPDIPACSSLTTHDDDDDSDTGIDVPDCSRTVSDPVILPSHSTVDRPLPTMAMGKGKGPLPSGFHKDEMLSGGESQENLGMEVEEVRPEALLEPCKLCRVRPRNGNIIHGRTAHLLTCFPCARRLHKFQAPCPGCGQNIQKVIKIFIL; from the exons ATGAGCTCCCTATCAGCCCAGCTTCCGGCTTCAAGCTCATCATGCAGGACTCTACCAGGAGATGGAAATCAG GTGCAACCAAAGGCTCCTCTCCTGCAGATTCTGCGTGTGGCCGGAGCCCAGGAGGAAGTCTTCACTCTCAAAGAG GTGATGCACTATCTGGGTCAATACATCATGGGGAGGCAACTGTACGACAAACAGAGGCAGCACATAGTCCACTGCCAGGATGACCCGCTGGGAGAGCTGCTGGAAGTGGACAGCTTCTCTGTGAAAAACCCGag CCCGGTGTATGAAATGCTCAAGAAATACTTGGTAGTGCTTGGTTCTTCTG ACGCTGCAGAGAATCTTTCTGTGGGCCGTGAGTGTGTAGAGGGCGGAGTGGAAGATCGCGGTCAG ATTTGTGGAGGTGTGGTTAAGGCAGGACTGGAGGCTTGCCGTGATCTTCCTCTCTTGCCGACCCCCTCCCAGAGACGACCGCGCGAGCCAGACGATG ACTCCCTTGAAGGCTTGCCACGGTCAGCCTGCAAACGCCCCAAACTGGATGTTACTCTGGACGACTGGGATCTCTCTGGCCTGCCCTGGTGGTTTCTTGGTAATCTTCGTAGTAACTACAGCCGTAGGAGCAATGGCTCCACTGACATCCACACAAACCAA cTGTCTCCTGCACAGGGGGAAGACACAGCCATCGTGTCGGACACCACAGACGACCTCTGGTTCCTGACCGAGGGAGGAAGTGAACAGGTGAGCGTGGAGATGAAAGAGGCTGTGCTGGaggaagggagcggaggagaagGGGAGGCCCCACCCGAGGATGATGatggaggagggaaagaggagaaggaagatgGAGAG ATGCAGGAGGAGCCAGATGAAGACTCCCAGTGTTTGAGtgatgacacagacacagagatttCCACCCAG GATGCTTGGCAGTGCTCGGAGTGCAGGAAGTACAACACACCTCTACAGAGGTACTGTGTTCGCTGCTGGGCCCTGCGTAAGAACTGGTACAAAGATGTCCCTCGACTTGCCCATTCCCTCTCTGTCCCCGACATCCCAGCATGCAGCTCCCTCACCAcccacgatgatgatgatgacagcgACACAGGCATTGATGTCCCAGACTGCAGCAGGACAGTGTCTGACCCCGTCATTCTGCCCTCTCACTCCACGGTGGATCGGCCACTGCCCACTATGGCTATGGGGAAAGGCAAGGGGCCTCTGCCTTCTGGCTTCCACAAGGATGAGATGCTGTCAGGAGGGGAGAGTCAGGAAAACCTGGgcatggaggtggaggaggtcaggCCTGAAGCACTGTTGGAGCCATGCAAGCTCTGTCGAGTGCGACCACGCAATGGAAATATTATTCACGGACGTACGGCTCACCTGCTAACCTGCTTCCCGTGTGCAAGGAGGCTGCATAAGTTCCAGGCTCCTTGTCCCGGGTGTGGGCAGAACATTCAAAAAGTTATTAAGATATTCAtcctctaa